TTTTCACTATATTCGCTCTTTCCTTTTTGAAAATAATTTTATTGAAATTGAAACTCCGATTTTGTCAAAATCAACACCTGAAGGAGCGAGATCTTTTTTAGTTCCTACTCGACAAAAAGGAAAATTTTTTGCCTTACCGCAGTCACCTCAAATTTATAAGCAACTTTTAATGGTTTCTGGATTTGAAAAATACTTCCAATTTGCCCGTGTTTTTCGTGATGAGGATCTAAGAAAGGATCGCCAATTTGAATTTTGTCAACTAGATTTAGAATTTGGTTTTAGTAATTTTGAAAAAATCTCCAATCAAATTGAAAACCTTATAAAATACTTGTGAGAAAAAATTTACTCTAATTCAAACATTGAATTTCCGCGGCTTGACTATGATTTTGTAATTGACAAATATGGAACCGATAAACCTGACTTGCGATTTGAAAATAAATTATTTTCACTTGATTTTCTTGATGGTCAAGACCCACTTTTTCAAGGTAAAACTCGTGGAATTTTTCTTGAAAATGTTTTAATTTCAAAAGCAGATTACCGAATTTTTTCTGAAAAAATAAGACAACATAATGCAAACAGACTTTTATACATTCATATTGAGTCTGGAAAAATTTTGTATTTTTCTTTTAAAACTGATGAATCTGTCTTGAAATCTAAGCTTGAAAGTTGACTATTAGAGAATAATTATCAAAATGGAACTTTATTTTTAATTTCTGATAATTATCAAGAAACATCATTAGCTCTCGGGGCTTTACGAAATTTATTAGCACAAAAATACGACCTTATTATTGACAAAAATCAATTTAAATTTGCCTGAATTATTAACTGACCGCTTTTTGAACTTGATTCAAATCAGCAAATAACTTCTGCTCACCACCCTTTTACAGCGCCTATTGTTGAAAATATTGAATTTTTAGATACTGACCCTATAAAAGTTCGCGCTCAGTCTTATGATCTTGTGCTTAATGGTTTTGAACTTGGTTCTGGTTCAATAAGAATTAATAATTTTGAATTACAAAGTAAAATTTTTAGAATTTTAGGTCTTAATCAAGATCAGATTAACCTTCAATTTGGCAGTCTTTTAAAAGCTTTTAATTTTGGAGTCCCACCTCATGGAGGCTTTGCTTTTGGCCTTGACCGTCTAATTATGATTTTATTACAAACAAACTCAATTCGTGATGTTATTGCTTTCCCAGTAAATTCAAAAGGCTTGGACTTATTGCTAAATTCACCTTCATCAATAAATCCTGAGTCATTATCTGAATACAATATCAAAATTAGCGACACAGATAAAGAATAATTTCTAAAAAAGCTTACAAATTTTGAATAAATAGGACAAATTAGAATATTAATTTAACCAAAAAGCAACTAATTTTTCCCGAGTTTCCCAGTTTAATGAGCTAATCTTAAAAAGGTGTCTGGTTTTGGGAACTTTTTTAACTTTTTTGCTAAAAATTAATTACCTATTTTAAAACACGGCAAAATCAAGCTATGGACAAAACAACAAAAACCATAAAAAATACAACTACTATTTAAACTCAATGCAAATAGAAAACTCGTTTTTATTTCCATCGAGCCTAAAAAACATATGAAGTTTTGAAAGAACAACAACCAAAAGCCCTAAATTTATAGATTTCTAAACGGTTAAATTTAAGGCATCCCATTATATTTAAAAACATAATGGATAATTCGCACTTATTTTATTATGTCAAAAAACATAATTAATTCCTCCTTAATTCAATATCGTCAATTTATTAATTTATTCTTAAGTGAGAATCATTATAACACAATTTTATTTTTGACAAACATTTTTTTTTTTTTTTTGCAAAGGCTTAATTTTAAAATAATAAAAATTAAGATTTTAACCTCAAAAATACCCGTAAATCCGGGTATTTTTTCATATTTGCATTCCTAAAAAGTGAATTTTACCATCAAACTGGAAACTCAGGATTTAAGCAAAAAGCAACTAATTTTCCCGAGTTTCCCAGTTTTAAGACAAAAATTCACTTTTTAGTGAATATAAATATGAAGAAACACCCGTAAATCGGTGTTTTTTTAATGTAAAACCTTAATTTTATAAGTAGCATTTGGTAGCATTTTAAGTAATTTTATGGTATAATTATAAATTATGAAAAAACAAAAATTAACTAAGTTGGTTTAGTATCGATGTTGCAAAAATTAAGACAAAGGGTTGAATTTAACACTTTAGATCAGCAAATTATATTTAAAAAACACGATGGTGTCCCTAGCGATCCAAACATTTGAAATAGATATGATTTTTACTTTGATATCTTAATAAATCACTAATAAAATTGTAACCAACTTTTACCAAAAAACTTAAAAAAGTCCCTAAAACCGGATACTTTTTTAAAATTACCTTATGAAACTGGGAAACTCGGGATTTAAGCAAAAAGCAACTAATTTTTGCCTTTTAAATAGCAAAAATTCCTAAAGAATTAAGCCTTGAACAGCTTTAAATCTTTAGGAATTTATAATGAATAACAAAGAGATTTGGCAAATTTAGATAAAATTTAGCCCTAACTATACATGTCAAATTCAAAAATTAGAATTGCTCAAATTTTAGCAATTTAATTACCGGTTTACGATAACTTAGTCAAGAAATTATTAGGTAAATCACCGAAATAGACCCAAACATTATAAGTCATATTATTATAAGTAAAGCCCCAACTTGGCTCAGTGAGGGTAGTAAAATATCTTGACCAATTATTGCGGTATAAATTTTTCCCATTGACGGAATGAAAACAACTGAATTAATAAATAAAATAAAGAGTGAAATTATAATAATATTTAGTCAATGGTAAAAGAAAATTTGTCAGGTTTTAGCATTTAGTGCCTTAAGAATTCCAATTAATTTCATTTTTGAATCACTCAGGTTCTTGGCATAAAAGACTGTCTGAATTAGTAAAATTATAATAAATAAAACTAAAATAGCACCAATAACTATATTTGTAAATGATTGTGTATTTAAGATTGATTTTGTTATACCACCTAGAGACGATTGGATTTCAAATTCTTTGTTATTTTTAGCAAAGTTTTCAATATTATTAGCTAAATCATCATCAATATTAAAATGCAGTTTCAATACTCAAGGGTCAATTTTTTCTGGCTTATTGTTGTCAAGATTTTCATTTGGTCCGTTGTTTTTTTGCACAGGTTTTGCTAGTTCAAAAAATTTATGATGTAAAAAGCTAAAATTTAATCTATCTAAAGTAGCCAAACTACTTATGCCAACTACTTTTAGATCTACGGCTGTGTTTCGAAAACTTGAGACACTAATTTTTTGATTGTTTGGCTGTTCTATATTAAATTTTGTTGCTAGAGATTTTGAAATTATTATTTCATCTTTGTTCTGAATATTTCTGCCTACTAAATTTTTGTTGTCAAAAATAAATCTATTTTTAAAAAAATCACTTTCATCAATATAGTCAACAGAAGAATCAAACTCTACTTTATTGCCATAAGTGAAAGTAACCTTAGGAAAGGTAAAAATAGGAACAATTTTTACAATTTTTGTGTTATCTTCTTGAAGTTTTGTGATTTCATTAGTAGAAAATGTGTTTATTTCTGCATTTGATTTTTTGGTTATTACAACCGAATCTAATTGATATTCAATCGTGTTTTGCAAATTAGTGCTGCTAATATTTAAATTTAAGACCCCAAATAATAATGTCCCAAAAAAACTGGTTAAAAAAAGCAACAAAAATAAAATACTTGAAGTAAGTTTTGATTTAAAATCTGTAATTGTTAATAAAAAACCTGTTTTAAATTCTTGTTTAATTTTCGAAAGTTTTGAATTTTTAGCTGTTTTTTGATAGTTTAAATCGCTGTTTTTAGCTGTATCTTTAGTAATTAAGGACTGATTTTGGCTATTTTTGTCAAAAATTTCCTCAGAAATTTTGTTTTTTTCAATATAAACAATTTTGTCGGCATATTTTTTTGCTAAATCAAGGTTATGACTAACTACTAAAATAGTTTTATTTTTGGCAATATTAGTTAAATTTTCAAATACAATTTTTGCATTTTCAATATCTAAATTTCTTGTTGGTTCATCAAGTAATATAAAACTACTATCACGTGAAAGTGAGCGTAAAATTGCAATTCTTTGCCTTTCACCGCCAGATAAATTATTTACTTTTTGTTCAAGTTGTTCAGTTTTTATCGACATTAAATTTGCATTTTGATTTAATGCATTTTTGTCTAAAAGTTTATTTATTACATTATTTCCTATTAAAATATTGTCATTAGATGTAATTTTTTCGATTAAATTAAAATCTTGAAAAACAACATCAACTAATGGTTTTTTAATTTCAGAACCATTTTCATCAAAAAAAGAAATGTTTCCACTATCTTTTTTTGTAAAACCGGCAATTAAATTAATAAGAGTTGTTTTACCGATTCCTGACTCACCAACTACAAAAGTTACTTTGTTCGAAGGAATTTCAAGATTTAGTGAATTAAAAATAAATCTGTCATCAATTTTTTTCGTTAAATTTTGAATTTTTATCATTTTTCCTCAGGTCTAAAATTAAAAAACTTGTAAATCTTTTTTATATTTATATAAAAAATCACGGATGTGATTTTAGATTATCTCAATAAAGTTGCGACATCTTTTCGATATGTTTTATAAGAAATTAATAGGTAAATAAAAGACATAGAAGCAAAACTAATTAACCAAGTCAAAAGAAAAATTACGACAATTTGCGAATAATCTGGTTGAAATAAGTTTTGATTCAGAACTATTTTGTAAATTTCTGGGACAATCAAAGTCGATAAAATTATACCTACAAAAAATACAAAAACACTAATAATTATTAAATTTAATCAATGGTACATGAAAATTTCTAGCGTTTTACCGCCTAGTGATTTTAAAACTGCTATCGATTTTTTCTTAAAGTTGGAAAGATTTACAGCATAAACGCTAATAAAAATCAATAAAGTAATACCAAGAACTATAATTGAGGCAAAAATAACCGCAATCAAAGTAAATTGGGTGGCAAAGAGATGCTGTCTTACTTCATCAACCCCTCCAGAGATGAAATAATAACGTTTGACACCAGATTTACCATATTTATCTAAAAAATCCTGAATATTATTATAAAGATTTTCATGATTAAAAAAGACTAAAAATTCGCTAGCATGTGCTTGGCTGAAGAAATTTTCGACTTCACTGTTAAAAATTACAATATTCTCGGGTTCTTCTGAAGCATTATTAGTAGTTTTATCAGCATCAAAAATACCAACAACTTTAAAAATATAATTACTATCAAAAGTAGTGTTAATTTTTATTAGTTTTCCAATTTTATTAGTAATATTAGAACTAACTGCAATTTCGTCAAATGATTGAGGTAAATTACCTTTAGTTAAATTTATTGAATGTGCCTGGGTTGAATTTTGATAAAAAGATTTGCTAATAGTCGGATTAATAGATGTCGTATTGCTATTTGATGTTCGATCGCCAAAGCCAAGAGAATAAAAATTATCTGCCAAAACATCGAAGTCATGGAAATTTTTGGATGTTTCTTTATATCCCTTTTCATATGTTGTTTTTAATTTATTTGTATGAATCAAAGAGAACTTAGGTTGATCAATACTTTTTTCTTCAATTATTCCAACAATTTTTAATTCTTCAAAATGGTTAGAATAAAAAATTTTTATTTTTTTTCCTATTGGGTTTGAGATTTCAAGTTGATTAATAATTTTCTCAGGTAAAATAACTTCATCTTGATTAGATATAAAATTATTATTAAATTTTTGGCTTTTAATAATGTCAGTAAATCTATTTTTAAAAAAATCTGACTCATCAACGGGGAAAATTGGGCCTGTTGAAATTGTTTTATCATCATAACTAAATTTAAAAAATTGTAAATCAGAATATATCGGTATTATTTTCTCTATTTTTGGGTTTTCTTTTTTAAGTTTTTCTAATTCATTAATATGAAAGGAAGCAATCACCTTTTCACTTATGTTTAAGGTGTCTAAATTATATTGAACAACGTTGTCAAAATTAATATTTTTAGCAGAAATATTCAAGTTAACAAATAAAACTACACCAAAAATCATTGCTAAAAATGAAATTAAAACAAGAATAAAAGTAGTAATTTTCGATCTAAAATCTGCAAGAGATAAAAGTAATGCGACTTTTGCTTTTTGGTAAAAAGAGGGTTTTTTATATACTTTGTTTTCAGAATTTGCTAAAAAATTATTCGTATATTCTTGTAGATTTTGTTGAGGTTTATATTTATTTTCTACTGATTGAATATTTTCATTTTCTACATAAATAATTTGATCAGCATATTTTTTTGCAAGCTCTAAATTATGACTTACAACTAAAACAGTCTTATTTTGAGATATTTTAACTAACAAATCAAGCAATGCGATTGAGTTTTCTTTATCTAGGTTCCCAGTTGGCTCATCAAGCAAAATAAAGTCAGCATTTCTTGATGAACTTCTTAAAAATGCAGCTCTTTGCTTTTCACCACCTGATAAATTCTTAGCTAATAGATTTAATTTTTGACTATTTATATTAATTGCACTAGCTTCATTTTCGATTTGGTTATTTTCAACATAACGATTTAGAATATGATTTGCAATTAAAATATTATTTTTAATTGACAGTGATTCTATCAAATTAAAATCTTGAAAAACAACGTCCACCAAAGGATTTTCAATTTCATTACCATTTTTAAAAAAAGAAATTTCACCACTATCCTTTTTTGTAAAACCAGCAATTAAGTTAATCAGAGTGGTTTTCCCAATTCCTGATTTTCCAACAATAAAGGTTATTTTATTTGAAGGAATCTCGAGATTTATTGAATTAAAAATAATTTTATTGTTAAATTTCTTTGATAAATTTTGAATTTTTATCATCTAAATAAACCTCTTGCTCTGAATTAAATAATTCAATAGGAACTTTGTTCGCGTTTCTGTGCCATGCTGCGCTGCCATTTCTTCCATTGTATCACAATTCATCATCATCTCTATCAATAACATCAGACGCAAAAGGATCATTAGATTTTATTGCACTAAACCCATTTTCATGAATTGCATAACCGCTTGCGTATTGACCAAATCCACTAACTTGATAGTTTCACCCTGCGGCATGATAATTAATAGATACCTGATCCGTTTCCTTTTTTTCAAAGGAATGAACAAGTTCTTTACTATAATAATCAACGTGTACTGACACACTTGTCATGCGTGTCGCTCCTTCGACAAAAACTCCGCTATATTTTGTTTCACCGTTAAATTCATAAGAAGGACTAGCATAACCGCCAATTCAAGAATTAACAGATAGTTTTAGTTT
The DNA window shown above is from Mesomycoplasma ovipneumoniae and carries:
- a CDS encoding ABC transporter ATP-binding protein, encoding MIKIQNLTKKIDDRFIFNSLNLEIPSNKVTFVVGESGIGKTTLINLIAGFTKKDSGNISFFDENGSEIKKPLVDVVFQDFNLIEKITSNDNILIGNNVINKLLDKNALNQNANLMSIKTEQLEQKVNNLSGGERQRIAILRSLSRDSSFILLDEPTRNLDIENAKIVFENLTNIAKNKTILVVSHNLDLAKKYADKIVYIEKNKISEEIFDKNSQNQSLITKDTAKNSDLNYQKTAKNSKLSKIKQEFKTGFLLTITDFKSKLTSSILFLLLFLTSFFGTLLFGVLNLNISSTNLQNTIEYQLDSVVITKKSNAEINTFSTNEITKLQEDNTKIVKIVPIFTFPKVTFTYGNKVEFDSSVDYIDESDFFKNRFIFDNKNLVGRNIQNKDEIIISKSLATKFNIEQPNNQKISVSSFRNTAVDLKVVGISSLATLDRLNFSFLHHKFFELAKPVQKNNGPNENLDNNKPEKIDPWVLKLHFNIDDDLANNIENFAKNNKEFEIQSSLGGITKSILNTQSFTNIVIGAILVLFIIILLIQTVFYAKNLSDSKMKLIGILKALNAKTWQIFFYHWLNIIIISLFILFINSVVFIPSMGKIYTAIIGQDILLPSLSQVGALLIIIWLIMFGSISVIYLIISWLSYRKPVIKLLKFEQF
- the aspS gene encoding aspartate--tRNA ligase, whose protein sequence is MYNSKNLSKEQIGNIVSIQGWVQNIRKIKSKIFVVIRDYHGIFQVIIDENTKKVDKYSKESVVRVEGILSLRSNPNTKIHNGDLEINAINFEILSFSQPIPFEIHNEAHTNEDLRLEYRFLDLRREVMQKNLTFRYKVFHYIRSFLFENNFIEIETPILSKSTPEGARSFLVPTRQKGKFFALPQSPQIYKQLLMVSGFEKYFQFARVFRDEDLRKDRQFEFCQLDLEFGFSNFEKISNQIENLIKYLWEKIYSNSNIEFPRLDYDFVIDKYGTDKPDLRFENKLFSLDFLDGQDPLFQGKTRGIFLENVLISKADYRIFSEKIRQHNANRLLYIHIESGKILYFSFKTDESVLKSKLESWLLENNYQNGTLFLISDNYQETSLALGALRNLLAQKYDLIIDKNQFKFAWIINWPLFELDSNQQITSAHHPFTAPIVENIEFLDTDPIKVRAQSYDLVLNGFELGSGSIRINNFELQSKIFRILGLNQDQINLQFGSLLKAFNFGVPPHGGFAFGLDRLIMILLQTNSIRDVIAFPVNSKGLDLLLNSPSSINPESLSEYNIKISDTDKE
- a CDS encoding ATP-binding cassette domain-containing protein yields the protein MIKIQNLSKKFNNKIIFNSINLEIPSNKITFIVGKSGIGKTTLINLIAGFTKKDSGEISFFKNGNEIENPLVDVVFQDFNLIESLSIKNNILIANHILNRYVENNQIENEASAININSQKLNLLAKNLSGGEKQRAAFLRSSSRNADFILLDEPTGNLDKENSIALLDLLVKISQNKTVLVVSHNLELAKKYADQIIYVENENIQSVENKYKPQQNLQEYTNNFLANSENKVYKKPSFYQKAKVALLLSLADFRSKITTFILVLISFLAMIFGVVLFVNLNISAKNINFDNVVQYNLDTLNISEKVIASFHINELEKLKKENPKIEKIIPIYSDLQFFKFSYDDKTISTGPIFPVDESDFFKNRFTDIIKSQKFNNNFISNQDEVILPEKIINQLEISNPIGKKIKIFYSNHFEELKIVGIIEEKSIDQPKFSLIHTNKLKTTYEKGYKETSKNFHDFDVLADNFYSLGFGDRTSNSNTTSINPTISKSFYQNSTQAHSINLTKGNLPQSFDEIAVSSNITNKIGKLIKINTTFDSNYIFKVVGIFDADKTTNNASEEPENIVIFNSEVENFFSQAHASEFLVFFNHENLYNNIQDFLDKYGKSGVKRYYFISGGVDEVRQHLFATQFTLIAVIFASIIVLGITLLIFISVYAVNLSNFKKKSIAVLKSLGGKTLEIFMYHWLNLIIISVFVFFVGIILSTLIVPEIYKIVLNQNLFQPDYSQIVVIFLLTWLISFASMSFIYLLISYKTYRKDVATLLR